The Pirellulales bacterium sequence CTTGTACCGTCTTTCCTGGCTTGGTTGCAACCCCTGGCGATCTGGATGACCGCACCTTCGTTTGACACCTTGCAGATGTTGGCGACCGGTTGGATGTTTGCTTCCCGTCGGACCGTGACCAGCATCATCCTGGCCGCGGGCGCGGTGGGGCGAAAGCACCACTCGGCCTTTCACCGCTTCTTTGCCGAGGCCCGCTGGTCGCGCGACGCCGTCGGTCTGGCAGTGTTCGATCTGATCGCGCCGTGGCTGGGCGAAATCATTGCCCTGGCGTTGGACGACACGCTGGCCCGCAAACGCGGTTTGAAAGTGTTCGGCGCCGGCATGCACCATGATCCGCTGTTGTCGACACGCAAGACGGCCGTGATGAATTGGGGCCATAGCTGGGTGGTGCTGGGTGTGCTGGTAAGATTTCCCTTTCGGGCCGACCGTTACTTTTGTCTGCCGATCTTGTTTCGGTTGTATTTGAACCGCGAAGCGGCCCCGCGTGCCCGGCGGGTGTATCGCACTCGCCCGGAACTGGCCGTCGAGATGCTGACGGTGTTGTGCAACCAGGGGAAAAACAAGCGTTTTCACGTCGTGGCTGACAGTCTCTACGGCGGGCAGAGCGTGCTGTTGCCTCTGCCGCCCAACTGTGATCTGACCAGCCGCTTGCACTTGGATGCGCGACTGTACGATCGGCCGCCGATGCGCCAGCCGGGCACCCATGGCCGACCGCGGAAGCGCGGTGCACGGGTGGCGACCCCGCGTCAGATGTTGAACGCCCGCTGCCGACAGGTGGAGTTGAAGCTGTATGGCCGACATGATCGGGTGCGCTTGGCTGACGTCCAGGGCGTCTGGCACGCCAACGCTAATCGCACATTGCGGATCGTGGCCGTCGAGCCGGTTACCGGCGGCCGAACCAGGCAAGCGTTTTACTCCACCTGCGTTGATGCCACCGCCGAGCAAGTGCTGGCTTGGTACGCCCAGCGGTGGG is a genomic window containing:
- a CDS encoding transposase — its product is MELVPSFLAWLQPLAIWMTAPSFDTLQMLATGWMFASRRTVTSIILAAGAVGRKHHSAFHRFFAEARWSRDAVGLAVFDLIAPWLGEIIALALDDTLARKRGLKVFGAGMHHDPLLSTRKTAVMNWGHSWVVLGVLVRFPFRADRYFCLPILFRLYLNREAAPRARRVYRTRPELAVEMLTVLCNQGKNKRFHVVADSLYGGQSVLLPLPPNCDLTSRLHLDARLYDRPPMRQPGTHGRPRKRGARVATPRQMLNARCRQVELKLYGRHDRVRLADVQGVWHANANRTLRIVAVEPVTGGRTRQAFYSTCVDATAEQVLAWYAQRWAIEQTFQETKSRLGFEEPQGWSRRAVERTAPVAMLLYSLIVLWFAAHGHRLWQPPQRPWYRSKRGPAFVDMLDTLRHETLRTAVSTLGLRGPGSRKITQALQQVASLAA